In one Amyelois transitella isolate CPQ chromosome 22, ilAmyTran1.1, whole genome shotgun sequence genomic region, the following are encoded:
- the LOC106129933 gene encoding fatty acid-binding protein homolog 5, protein MEQFLGRKYVMTHYENFEDYLIYIGLGFISRKIALNLRPVHSLTRNEDGTYLYNIHTTLYNWDIVFTPDIEFNEKRPDGQIVRATITLEDNIMIHIQNHPEGKHSKHVIEFYPDRNVVTTTARGFNKTVIRHYELVRED, encoded by the exons ATGGAACAGTTTTTAGGCAGAAAGTATGTGATGACACATTACGAGAATTTTGAAGATTATCTCATTTATATCG GTCTAGGATTCATATCTCGCAAAATAGCACTGAACCTCCGACCAGTGCACAGTCTGACGCGCAATGAAGACGGAACATATCTATACAACATACACACGACACTTTATAACTGGGATATCGTGTTTACTCCTGACATTGAATTCAATGAAAAGAGGCCCGACGGCCAAATA GTGAGAGCCACAATCACGTTAGAAGACAACATAATGATACACATTCAAAACCATCCGGAGGGGAAACATTCCAAACACGTTATAGAGTTTTATCCGGACAGAAATGTTGTG ACAACTACTGCTCGGGGATTCAATAAAACAGTAATAAGACACTACGAATTGGTAAGAGAAGATTGA
- the LOC106129928 gene encoding myoneurin produces MEPIKLEFSVPCYYSLLFTETESSDSLLTKCKSQDGMYELGTTLPSHGSLLEPDDVLSQFLTGDELFEEPDLNGPTTLHCEICSKKFDNAKKYYGHLRVHSKDNLWICEKCPNQKFSTKQQLMKHSLSHQPLERMWRCPQCTMAFEALWRLQQHLFAKHRMYRPHKCDKCEKSFNKYCDLMKHKEVHNRVKKHTCSACSVHFTDKSNLKRHMLLHTGEKPFLCPGCGCRFKQLSSLNRHKGNCTFSKNINEIEDKTVRKNYCRVCGMTFQYKSALLEHCVRQHNNNTSEADKTDKSNQMHADVNRTVDNIVDDILSAEDDYMTMSTQNDILNVYNNPSEVDTNTDNLMQIEFLKEMNQLHILDDELFYNDIDLDSFHSNQIFNTTNNINIDYNNEKNAETLFDYTDAAGKSVDQDIMNALYHVKAEHLPDELLNVNDTVNYAETKTEPVPPTVAVNECATIFESDVDLESSAHLAANLSQLIGENSVQYISTEDDDTFIISLNSEIDAEQLTDMLNIGRVDSKNNGKEIKKEENTQSTESYADIVVEIQEPRIEDDVEEPEHKELFNNEEKENKLKEPKVKRKRIFVCRTCKKEFSKRDNYRSHIATHNPSLRRHKCPVCKERFSYRSTLNKHFAASHKPVVYPAHACTLCNKNYKAAWMLKDHIERDHERLAPHVCDRKECGKKFYKKSDLVVHMRLHTGERPYSCDICHVSFQQLSHFKRHEREVDCTKRARKG; encoded by the exons ATGGAGCCTATTAAATTGGAATTTAGTGTACCTTGTTATTATAGTTTGTTA TTTACAGAAACAGAATCTTCAGATTCCTTGCTTACCAAGTGTAAATCCCAAGATGGTATGTATGAGTTGGGAACAACTCTTCCTTCACATGGGTCGCTTCTGGAGCCCGATGACGTGCTATCGCAATTCCTTACGGGGGACGAATTATTTGAAGAACCTGACCTTAACGGACCCACCACTTTACATTGTGAAATTTGTAGCAAAAAGTTTGACAATGCTAAAAAGTATTATGGGCATTTGCGAGTCCATTCCAAGGACAATCTTTGGATTTgtg aGAAATGTCCTAACCAGAAGTTCTCCACGAAGCAGCAGCTGATGAAGCACAGCCTAAGCCACCAGCCCTTGGAGCGCATGTGGCGTTGTCCACAGTGCACCATGGCATTTGAGGCTTTGTGGAGGTTGCAACAACACTTGTTCGCTAAACATCGCATGTACAG GCCCCACAAATGTGATAAATGTGAGAAGTCATTCAACAAATATTGTGATCTGATGAAACACAAAGAAGTTCATAATC GTGTAAAAAAGCACACCTGTTCAGCTTGCAGCGTGCACTTCACCGACAAGTCTAATTTGAAGCGGCACATGTTGCTCCATACTGGGGAGAAACCTTTCTTGTGCCCTGGCTGCGGGTGTCGGTTCAAACAG TTGAGTTCATTGAACCGGCACAAAGGAAATTGCACATTTAGTAAGAATATTAACGAAATAGAAGACAAAACCGTGCGGAAGAACTACTGTCGGGTTTGTGGCATGACATTCCAGTATAAGAGTGCGTTATTGGAGCATTGTGTGAG acaacataataataatacaagtgAGGCCGACAAAACAGACAAATCAAACCAAATGCACGCGGACGTGAACAGAACAGTGGATAACATTGTAGATGACATCCTCTCAGCGGAGGACGACTACATGACCATGTCCACGCAAAATGACATACTGAATGTATACAACAATCCCTCCGAAGTAGACACTAACACAGACAACCTTATGCAAATAGAATTCCTAAAAGAAATGAACCAATTACACATACTTGATGATGAATTATTCTACAATGATATAGATTTAGATAGCTTTCATAGCAACCAAATATTCAATAccacaaataatataaatatagattataATAACGAAAAGAATGCGGAAACTCTTTTTGACTATACCGACGCCGCAGGCAAGAGTGTTGATCAGGATATAATGAATGCTCTGTATCATGTGAAAGCTGAACATTTGCCTGATGAATTGTTGAATGTGAATGATACTGTGAATTATGCTGAAACCAAGACGGAACCAGTGCCCCCTACAGTTGCTGTCAACGAATGCGCTACAATATTTGAAAGTGATGTAGATTTAGAATCGAGTGCTCATCTAGCAGCGAATTTGAGCCAACTTATTGGCGAAAACTCGGTGCAGTATATCTCTACAGAAGACGATGacacttttattataagtttgaATAGTGAAATAGATGCAGAGCAATTGACTGATATGCTAAATATAGGCCGCGTTGACAGTAAAAACAATGgtaaggaaattaaaaaagaggagAACACTCAAAGTACTGAGAGTTATGCTGATATTGTAGTTGAAATACAGGAACCTAGAATTGAAGACGATGTAGAAGAACCTGAACATAaggaattatttaataatgaagaaaaagaaaacaaattgaaaGAGCCCAaagtgaaaagaaaaagaatttttgtaTGTCGAACTTGTAAAAAGGAGTTCAGCAAAAGGGATAACTACAGATCTCATATAG CCACCCACAACCCGTCTCTCCGCCGCCACAAGTGCCCCGTCTGCAAGGAGCGGTTCAGTTACCGTTCTACCCTCAACAAGCACTTTGCGGCGAGCCACAAACCTGTCGTGTATCCCGCGCATGCGTGTACACTCTGCAATAAGAACTATAAAGCTGCTTGGATG CTAAAAGACCACATTGAGCGGGACCACGAGAGGCTCGCACCACATGTCTGCGATAGGAAGGAGTGCGGGAAGAAGTTCTACAAGAAATCGGATCTCGTCGTACACATGAG GTTACACACGGGCGAGCGGCCGTACTCCTGCGACATCTGTCACGTGTCGTTCCAGCAACTCTCGCATTTCAAACGACACGAGAGGGAAGTGGACTGTACAAAGAG agCTCGAAAGGGGTAA